From Pectinophora gossypiella chromosome 16, ilPecGoss1.1, whole genome shotgun sequence, one genomic window encodes:
- the LOC126373908 gene encoding uncharacterized protein LOC126373908, which yields MDSGRLEAVPPGTVHLDTVRALHQTVVSLRTALEVSKNELKELKQKYEEHSHCLEYADVIEKLSLENHILRRKIIDKDFEDREPRTPNIKLQVTYSPRQNVEDYSEVVINTATTELDSTIESVEPETQKDIRFCSTEQLNKIEEQLESAEEKLCEEYSQGDNVELSSNKEDLEISSGSDIKESEAEDPRSQIASFARRESEDSQPTSFKTKLELLSKFDVRIKVRTLKEGTIISSTTSDSDSTTEDKRDKDKESKETTGRFQFQERREHFESKEDQKGNWINLKSVSSENIKMAVPNEADAKTKVDKFDVQVRITSEENLVVKEHLERSRRKDTLNLDVDDLSLRSLSEGDNSVFSEGVTTPLDPQGPPTEDKLDQDNASGNESEEVDDIELIFTTDESKDMSNLQEDLVSIRESGDTETEQWAPSSTSTHSTPVLIKFHTLDPDFQPRGETADNAENENQENSSLQGVLADSSLRIKRVSLPSDKDIRHVAFNGKSLDLPGRGILKSCDNKSDNMLYRKSPNASTRRLDSVDSLTCEYNRGLSFDNTKSSSFELGSSMDILHREESMDSFHRNANLGHRFSVFAETDISKCGISEDDLAANLNIRRNTCPNPFQYRPAPPRYVSRAPGPFKAGSRRPVLRDATTPRRDSGAQTDVTALPPRWSSDGHLAYKMSLPVVAPSQPPRGAGAGRRPPPPDARPPPPARRSDETRRVLLSDIGFTSMVPELSRSADPVWALARLPPTSDASPVSTSTSKFLSRGSSYRSPCVSIDRSNDWIPQNVFVPNKADSRAWRSSLPDVRRDDTDELLEEAENYLRRSIDNLRSTSLESERPLGQPAALGQPYIPSEPRQLRLGHTVKVITPHARVAVGRVRYVGIAGGSAASCGVVVGAEFPLAAHPALPRNDGTHRQRRYFLTAPHHTALFVPFNKVVMAWAN from the exons ATGGATAGCGGCAGGCTGGAGGCAGTCCCGCCTGGGACGGTGCACCTCGACACTGTGAGGGCTCTGCACCAGACTGTGGTATCACTGAGGACTGCACTCGAAGTATCGAAAAACGAACTAAAAGAGCTGAAACAGAAATACGAAGAGCACTCACATTGCTTAGAATATGCTGATGTAATAGAAAAGTTGTCATTAGAGAATCACATACTGAGGAGGAAGATAATAGACAAAGATTTTGAAGATAGGGAGCCAAGAACTCCAAACATAAAGTTGCAGGTCACCTACAGTCCTAGACAGAATGTAGAGGATTATAGTGAAGTAGTTATTAACACTGCTACTACTGAATTAGACAGTACCATTGAAAGTGTAGAGCCAGAGACTCAAAAAGACATAAGGTTCTGCTCTACTGAGCAGTTGAATAAGATAGAGGAGCAGTTAGAGTCTGCTGAGGAAAAGCTTTGTGAAGAATATTCTCAAGGTGATAATGTAGAGTTGTCATCAAATAAGGAAGATCTAGAGATATCATCAGGCAGTGACATCAAAGAATCAGAGGCAGAGGATCCTCGCAGTCAAATAGCAAGCTTTGCTAGGCGAGAGTCAGAGGACAGTCAACCAACTAGCTTCAAAACAAAACTAGAATTACTCTCAAAGTTTGATGTCAGAATAAAAGTAAGAACTCTGAAAGAAGGTACTATAATATCAAGTACAACATCTGATAGTGACTCTACTACAGAGGATAAGAGAGACAAAGATAAAGAGTCAAAAGAGACTACAGGCAGATTTCAGTTTCAGGAAAGGAGAGAGCATTTTGAAAGCAAAGAAGATCAGAAAGGCAACTGGATTAATTTGAAGTCAGTGTCGTCTGAAAATATAAAGATGGCTGTACCAAATGAAGCAGATGCTAAAACCAAAGTGGACAAATTTGATGTTCAAGTGAGGATCACTTCTGAAGAGAATCTGGTGGTGAAGGAACATTTAGAGAGGAGCCGACGGAAAGACACACTGAACTTGGATGTTGATGATTTGAGTCTTAG ATCGTTGTCGGAGGGCGATAACTCGGTGTTCTCTGAAGGTGTCACGACTCCTCTCGACCCTCAGGGCCCACCGACTGAAGACAAACTCGATCAAGACAACGCAAGCGGCAACGAATCTGAGGAAGTGGATGATATAGAACTCATATTCACCACAGACGAGTCTAAGGATATGAGTAATTTGCAG GAGGATTTAGTGTCAATACGTGAAAGCGGCGACACGGAGACTGAACAATGGGCACCTTCCTCCACCTCCACCCACTCAACACCCGTTCTCATCAAGTTCCACACCTTGGACCCTGACTTCCAACCACGAGGGGAAACCGCAGACAACGCAGAGAACGAGAACCAGGAAAACAGCAGTCTGCAAGGAGTACTAGCTGACTCCTCGCTCAGGATCAAAAGGGTTTCCCTTCCCAGTGATAAAGACATAAGGCATGTAGCCTTTAACGGGAAAAGCTTGGATCTTCCAGGAAGAGGCATCTTAAAGAGTTGCGACAACAAGTCTGATAACATGTTGTACAGGAAAAGTCCGAATGCGAGCACCAGGAGGCTAGACAGTGTGGATAGTCTGACCTGCGAGTATAACCGAGGTCTTAGCTTCGATAACACGAAGTCTTCGAGCTTCGAACTCGGTTCCAGCATGGATATCCTCCATAGAGAAGAGAGTATGGATAGTTTCCACAGAAATGCCAACTTAGGTCACAGGTTTTCTGTGTTTGCGGAAACGGATATATCGAAATGCGGCATCTCTGAAGATGATCTTGCCGCCAATTTGAACATCAGGAGGAATACTTgtccaaatcctttccagtacAG GCCCGCACCACCCCGTTACGTTTCTCGCGCTCCCGGGCCGTTCAAAGCGGGGTCGCGGCGGCCGGTGCTGCGGGACGCCACGACGCCGCGCCGGGACAGCGGCGCACAGACAGATGTCACCGCGTTGCCGCCGCGGTGGAGCTCCGACGGACATCTGGCTTACAAG ATGTCTCTGCCGGTGGTGGCGCCGTCGCAGCCCCcgcggggcgcgggcgcgggccgcCGCCCTCCGCCGCCCGacgcgcgcccgccgccgcccgcgcggcGCTCCGACGAGACCAGGCGCGTGCTGCTCAGTGACATCG GTTTCACGTCAATGGTCCCGGAATTGTCCCGCTCGGCGGACCCGGTGTGGGCGCTGGCGCGACTCCCCCCCACCAGCGACGCCTCACCCGTCTCCACCTCCACCTCAAA ATTCCTATCGCGCGGCTCGTCCTACCGTTCGCCGTGCGTCAGCATCGACCGCAGCAACGACTGGATCCCGCAGAATGTCTTCGTGCCTAACAAAG CGGACAGTCGCGCGTGGCGCAGCTCTCTGCCGGACGTGAGACGCGACGACACGGACGAGCTGCTGGAGGAAGCTGAGAACTATCTGCGGCGGTCCATCGACAACCTGCGCTCTACGTCACTTGAAT CGGAGCGTCCTCTAGGCCAACCGGCAGCCCTGGGCCAGCCGTACATCCCGTCGGAGCCGCGCCAGCTGCGGCTGGGACACACCGTCAAGGTCATCACGCCACACGCCCGCGTGGCGGTGGGCAGAGTACG CTACGTGGGCATAGCGGGCGGGTCGGCGGCCAGCTGCGGCGTGGTGGTGGGCGCGGAGTTCCCCCTGGCCGCGCACCCCGCGCTGCCGCGCAACGACGGCACGCACCGCCAGCGCCGGTACTTCCTCACGGCGCCGCACCACACCGCGCTCTTCGTACCCTTCAACAAGGTCGTCATGGCGTGGGCCAACTAG